The Thalassococcus arenae genome contains the following window.
GTGACCCGAGCGCATGTTGACGCGGCGAAGTACGATGCGCTGTATGCGGCGTCGGTTTCGGATCCGGAGGGGTTCTGGGGCGAGCAGGCGGGTCGGGTCGACTGGATCAAGGCGCCGACGCGGATCAAGGACGTGGATTTCACGCTGGGCCGGGTCAAGATCAACTGGTATTCCGACGGCACGCTGAACGTGGCGGCCAATTGCGTCGACCGGCACCTGGCGACGCGCGGCGACCAGACGGCGATCATCTTCGAGCCCGACGACCCCGAGGAGCCGGCGCGCCACATCACCTATCGCGAGTTGCACCGCAATGTCTGCAAGATGGCCAACGTGCTGGAGAGCCTCGGCGTGCGCCGCGGCGACCGGGTGGTGATCTACCTGCCGATGATCCCCGAGGCGGCCTATGCCATGCTGGCCTGCGCGCGCATCGGCGCGATCCATTCCATCGTCTTCGCCGGCTTCTCGCCCGATGCGCTGGCGGCCCGCATCAACGGCTGCGAGGCCAAGGTCGTCATCACCGCCGACGAGGCGCCGCGCGGCGGCCGCAAGACCCCGCTCAAGTCCAATGCCGATGCCGCGCTGCTGCATTGCCGCGACACGGTCAAGTGCCTGGTGGTCAAGCGCACCGGCGGCCAGACCACCTGGATCGACGGCCGCGACTTCGACTACAACGAGATGGCGCTCGAGGCCTCGGATGTCAGCCAGCCGGCGGAAATGGGTGCCGAGGACCCGCTGTTCATCCTCTACACCTCGGGCAGCACCGGCCAGCCCAAGGGCGTGGTGCACACCAGCGGCGGCTACCTGGTCTATGCCAGCCTGACCCACCAGATCACCTTCGACTACCATGACGGCGACGTCTACTGGTGCACCGCCGATGTCGGCTGGGTCACCGGCCACAGCTATATCGTCTATGGCCCGCTGGCCAACGGCGCCACCACGCTGATGTTCGAGGGCGTGCCGACCTATCCCGATGCCAGCCGCTTCTGGCAGGTCTGCGAGAAGCACAAGGTCAACCAGTTCTACACCGCCCCCACCGCGATCCGCGCGCTGATGGGCCAGGGCAACGACTTCGTCACCAAATGCGACCTGTCGTCC
Protein-coding sequences here:
- the acs gene encoding acetate--CoA ligase, with amino-acid sequence VTRAHVDAAKYDALYAASVSDPEGFWGEQAGRVDWIKAPTRIKDVDFTLGRVKINWYSDGTLNVAANCVDRHLATRGDQTAIIFEPDDPEEPARHITYRELHRNVCKMANVLESLGVRRGDRVVIYLPMIPEAAYAMLACARIGAIHSIVFAGFSPDALAARINGCEAKVVITADEAPRGGRKTPLKSNADAALLHCRDTVKCLVVKRTGGQTTWIDGRDFDYNEMALEASDVSQPAEMGAEDPLFILYTSGSTGQPKGVVHTSGGYLVYASLTHQITFDYHDGDVYWCTADVGWVTGHSYIVYGPLANGATTLMFEGVPTYPDASRFWQVCEKHKVNQFYTAPTAIRALMGQGNDFVTKCDLSSLRILGTVGEPINPEAWTWYNEVVGAGRCPIVDTWWQTETGGHLLTPLPGAHATKPGAAMKPFFGVQPVVLDPQSGEEIHASPTEGVLAIKDSWPGQMRTVWGDHERFEKTYFSDYKGYYFS